In a genomic window of Victivallis lenta:
- a CDS encoding substrate-binding domain-containing protein produces MKKSKAEQIYESIRQEIDHNPPGTRLGSIRSLMRRYHTSQFSITGAIRKLEEDRILHRTPKGELLVRPQGEPAMERIGIWMPDWPSPVHLQHEEKIRREALRHGLEVVRINYSRGYSFRQLETEGLSAVIAILLHRLTPQEVYHLGNAPIPVLIMGRIFDSIELNFVSTDPFQNGMLGAGYFFRRGHRKFAVALSEPRNAICDRRRDGFLAFARATGCSVELIDCKVHEGENSAMTTHLVFSERLRTKTPEFTALYMMSSATAFSAISALADCGFRVPDDISVIAADNVDQAAYFLPPVTCIDADAEVSAGKVIGAVLRLLREPGLPCIHEIIDSSVVERGSVRTLPHPAGALT; encoded by the coding sequence ATGAAAAAGAGCAAGGCAGAACAGATCTACGAGAGCATCCGGCAGGAGATCGACCACAATCCTCCCGGCACCCGGCTCGGTTCCATTCGTTCGCTGATGCGGCGTTACCATACGAGCCAGTTCTCCATCACCGGTGCAATCCGCAAGCTTGAGGAGGACAGGATTCTGCACCGCACGCCGAAGGGCGAACTGCTGGTGCGGCCGCAGGGAGAGCCGGCCATGGAACGCATCGGCATCTGGATGCCGGACTGGCCGAGTCCGGTCCACCTTCAGCACGAGGAGAAAATCCGCCGTGAAGCGCTTCGGCACGGCCTTGAAGTCGTACGTATCAATTACTCGCGGGGCTATTCGTTCCGGCAGCTCGAAACCGAAGGGCTCAGCGCAGTTATCGCCATCCTGCTGCACCGGCTGACGCCGCAGGAGGTTTACCACCTCGGGAATGCGCCGATCCCGGTTCTGATCATGGGACGGATCTTCGACAGCATCGAATTGAATTTTGTCAGCACCGATCCGTTCCAGAACGGCATGCTCGGCGCCGGATACTTTTTCCGGCGCGGCCACCGGAAATTCGCCGTTGCGCTTTCGGAGCCGCGCAACGCGATCTGCGACCGCCGGCGCGACGGCTTCCTGGCTTTCGCCCGCGCCACGGGCTGTTCCGTCGAACTTATCGACTGCAAAGTTCACGAGGGGGAAAACTCCGCCATGACGACTCATCTCGTCTTTTCGGAACGGCTGCGCACGAAGACCCCGGAATTCACCGCGCTTTACATGATGAGCAGCGCGACCGCCTTTTCGGCGATTTCCGCGCTGGCCGATTGCGGTTTCCGGGTGCCGGACGACATCAGCGTGATCGCCGCCGACAACGTCGACCAGGCCGCCTATTTCCTGCCGCCGGTCACCTGCATCGACGCCGATGCGGAGGTCTCCGCCGGCAAGGTCATCGGCGCGGTCCTACGCCTCCTCCGGGAGCCGGGACTGCCCTGCATCCATGAAATCATCGATTCCAGCGTGGTCGAACGCGGGTCTGTCCGGACTCTCCCGCATCCGGCCGGTGCGCTGACTTAA
- a CDS encoding AraC family transcriptional regulator → MPDLIRYGKVCFESYTPFYTERTERLHSMLLNCGHELARSPEYRFDGLNRGNHNLVIWQYTLNGMGRVSHGGREYPVPPGSAFVLMVPEPHVYFLPPDSASWEFLYVTVNGSELVRLGTEYRRRNGIVRPFAADSATVRMAWELLAVCREKRLAGRYDASARAYSFLMSLMAEPALSAPARGEDFMARVHAFCRKNLDRPISVDELARVAGCSRWHFTRRFQEIEGVPPHEFIIAQKMRLAVRMLQTTAAPVKEIAMQCGFEDTSYFCKVFKHHYGTTPGGYRSGGESAGSPRREHGAGV, encoded by the coding sequence ATGCCGGATCTGATCCGCTACGGGAAAGTCTGTTTCGAATCGTATACGCCGTTTTACACCGAGCGTACCGAACGGCTGCACTCCATGCTGCTGAACTGCGGCCACGAACTGGCCCGCAGCCCGGAGTACCGCTTCGACGGGCTCAACCGCGGCAACCACAATCTCGTGATCTGGCAGTACACGCTGAACGGCATGGGGCGGGTCAGCCACGGGGGGCGCGAGTATCCGGTTCCGCCCGGCAGCGCGTTCGTCCTCATGGTTCCCGAACCGCACGTCTATTTTCTGCCGCCCGATTCGGCGTCGTGGGAGTTCCTCTATGTCACGGTCAACGGTTCCGAGCTTGTGCGGCTCGGCACGGAATACCGGCGGCGCAACGGCATCGTGCGCCCGTTTGCGGCGGACTCCGCCACCGTTCGCATGGCGTGGGAGCTGCTGGCGGTCTGCCGGGAAAAACGGCTTGCCGGACGGTATGACGCCAGCGCCCGCGCCTATTCGTTCCTGATGTCGCTGATGGCCGAACCGGCCCTTTCCGCTCCGGCCAGGGGAGAGGATTTCATGGCCCGCGTCCACGCTTTCTGCCGGAAAAACCTCGACCGCCCCATCTCCGTGGACGAGCTGGCCCGGGTCGCCGGATGCAGCCGCTGGCATTTCACGCGCCGGTTTCAGGAGATCGAAGGGGTTCCGCCGCACGAATTCATCATCGCCCAGAAGATGCGCCTCGCGGTCCGCATGCTGCAGACCACCGCCGCTCCGGTCAAGGAGATCGCCATGCAGTGCGGCTTCGAGGACACCAGCTATTTCTGCAAGGTGTTCAAACATCACTACGGCACGACGCCCGGCGGCTACCGCAGCGGCGGCGAAAGCGCCGGCTCCCCGCGGCGGGAGCACGGTGCCGGCGTCTGA
- a CDS encoding ribose-phosphate diphosphokinase, producing MEEAKHICVYSGSAHPELSQQIANYLGISLGKVHLTHFPDGEYFVQFEENVRRADAFLIQPTCKPPNDNLMELLIMIDAARRASAARITAVLPYFGYARQDRKDKPRVPITAKLVANLITEAGADRIITMDLHSQQIQGFFDIPMDHLYARPVLVPYLKKLVGSNGVVVAPDSGSAKMAMNYGDMLEAGFAVVTKRRINATTVASSHLVGDVKDKNCVITDDLTSTAGTLCAAAKILKANGAAKIYAAVSHCMLSESGKEKLLATPEIEQLVTTDAVPVVDDLGGRIKVVSVAPLLGEAIRRIHDGKSVSSLFYINH from the coding sequence ATGGAAGAGGCAAAGCACATTTGTGTGTACTCCGGGAGCGCGCATCCGGAATTGTCGCAGCAGATCGCGAATTATCTCGGGATCAGTCTGGGCAAGGTTCATCTTACTCATTTCCCTGACGGCGAGTATTTCGTGCAGTTCGAAGAGAACGTCCGCCGCGCCGACGCGTTTCTGATTCAGCCCACCTGCAAGCCGCCCAATGACAATCTGATGGAGCTTCTGATCATGATCGACGCGGCCCGCCGTGCGAGCGCCGCCCGGATCACCGCCGTGCTGCCGTATTTCGGTTATGCCCGGCAGGACCGCAAGGACAAGCCGCGGGTTCCGATCACCGCGAAGCTCGTGGCGAACCTGATCACCGAGGCCGGCGCCGACCGCATCATCACCATGGACCTCCATTCCCAGCAGATTCAGGGATTCTTCGACATTCCGATGGACCACCTCTATGCGCGTCCGGTTCTGGTTCCGTACCTGAAGAAGCTCGTCGGCAGCAACGGCGTCGTCGTCGCGCCGGACTCGGGCTCCGCCAAGATGGCGATGAACTACGGCGACATGCTCGAGGCCGGATTTGCGGTCGTGACCAAGCGCCGCATCAATGCGACCACGGTTGCGTCGAGCCACCTCGTCGGCGATGTGAAGGACAAGAACTGCGTCATCACCGACGACCTGACCAGCACCGCCGGAACCCTCTGCGCCGCCGCGAAAATCCTGAAGGCCAACGGCGCCGCGAAGATCTACGCGGCCGTTTCGCACTGCATGCTGAGCGAATCCGGCAAGGAGAAACTGCTCGCCACGCCGGAGATCGAGCAGCTGGTCACCACCGATGCGGTTCCGGTCGTCGACGATCTCGGCGGACGCATCAAGGTCGTGTCGGTCGCACCGCTGCTCGGCGAGGCGATCCGGCGCATCCACGACGGGAAGTCGGTCTCGTCGCTCTTCTATATCAATCACTAG
- a CDS encoding DUF1559 domain-containing protein, whose translation MKTNRFTLIELLVVIAIIAILAAMLLPALNQARETARQSSCLNNVRQLGTAMMLYVDAGDGYYPSEKNPDGTNNNYLSWHAMLLPFLGRQNEGVSNRKADMFWCTSDPNIRNGKNKETLFTDCRISYGINFFHVPGSKSVRAVKASTTVGIIEADTDLNSEKQAGYIRALSWADPGNPCATVRHNGAGNVLWLDGHASAVRSPNRLWDGLYHEGVLYNKWCDNNRWTLSNMKE comes from the coding sequence ATGAAAACGAACCGATTCACCCTGATCGAATTGCTGGTCGTTATCGCGATCATCGCGATTCTCGCCGCGATGCTGCTGCCCGCGCTGAACCAGGCGCGCGAAACGGCGCGGCAGTCGAGCTGCCTCAACAACGTCCGCCAGCTCGGAACGGCGATGATGCTCTATGTCGACGCCGGCGACGGCTACTACCCGTCCGAAAAAAATCCGGACGGCACCAACAACAATTACCTGAGCTGGCACGCGATGCTGCTGCCGTTCCTCGGCCGTCAGAACGAAGGCGTCTCAAACCGCAAGGCGGACATGTTCTGGTGCACCTCCGACCCGAATATCCGGAACGGAAAAAATAAGGAGACGCTGTTCACCGACTGCCGCATCAGCTACGGAATCAACTTTTTCCATGTTCCCGGCAGCAAAAGCGTCCGGGCGGTCAAAGCGAGCACGACCGTCGGCATCATCGAGGCCGACACTGATTTGAACTCGGAAAAGCAGGCCGGATACATCCGCGCCCTGAGCTGGGCTGATCCGGGCAATCCGTGTGCGACGGTACGCCACAACGGCGCCGGCAACGTGCTCTGGCTGGACGGGCACGCTTCCGCGGTCCGCAGTCCGAACCGCCTCTGGGACGGGCTCTATCACGAGGGCGTGCTCTACAACAAGTGGTGCGACAACAACCGCTGGACCCTCTCGAACATGAAAGAGTAG
- a CDS encoding YebC/PmpR family DNA-binding transcriptional regulator, translating into MSGHSKWANIKHKKEAADKVKGKAFSRIAKEIMVAAKMGGSDPDANPRLRSALVAAKAVNMPNANIERAIKKGAGELGDVVYEEIVYEGYAAGGVAVIVECLTDNRNRSISDVRMVFDRNGGNMAGSGAVARMFKRQAHFTISGDWADEDKLMEIVLDAGANDLSVEDGVAEIWADPENFEALVKLFEEKGIPTEEAAVVRKPEMVTEITDVSTARQVMRLVERMEDLDDVQEVTANYEIADEIADQLEEE; encoded by the coding sequence ATGTCCGGGCACAGTAAATGGGCAAACATCAAGCACAAGAAAGAAGCCGCCGATAAGGTCAAAGGCAAGGCTTTCTCCCGAATCGCCAAGGAAATCATGGTCGCCGCCAAGATGGGCGGCTCCGATCCCGATGCGAATCCCCGGCTTCGTTCCGCTCTCGTCGCCGCCAAGGCGGTCAACATGCCGAACGCCAACATCGAACGCGCGATCAAGAAGGGCGCAGGCGAGCTCGGCGACGTGGTTTACGAGGAGATCGTCTACGAAGGGTATGCCGCCGGCGGCGTGGCCGTCATCGTCGAATGCCTGACCGACAACCGGAACCGTTCGATCAGCGACGTCCGCATGGTTTTCGACCGCAACGGCGGCAATATGGCCGGTTCCGGCGCGGTTGCCCGCATGTTCAAGCGGCAGGCTCATTTCACGATTTCCGGCGACTGGGCCGACGAGGACAAGCTCATGGAAATCGTGCTTGACGCCGGTGCGAACGATCTCTCCGTCGAGGACGGCGTCGCCGAAATCTGGGCCGATCCCGAGAATTTCGAAGCGCTGGTCAAACTCTTCGAGGAGAAGGGCATTCCGACCGAAGAAGCCGCGGTGGTCCGCAAGCCGGAAATGGTGACGGAGATCACCGACGTCTCCACTGCGCGTCAGGTCATGCGCCTCGTGGAGCGTATGGAAGACCTCGACGACGTTCAGGAAGTGACCGCGAACTACGAGATCGCCGACGAAATCGCCGACCAGCTCGAGGAAGAGTAA
- a CDS encoding 50S ribosomal protein L25: MSKVNNEIAVQDRKEFGKCASRRSRKSGMIPAVIYSKGKEAKAIMVDADAWKVLAGHHVQMVTLVDGANKTAALVKEVQFNHLKNYVQHIDFLEVDLNADVTALVPVHAHGDCLGVSRGGILEFELHEIEVVCHPDHLPEFIAAEVTSLDVGDSLHVKDLAMPEGVRTDLDPEAVVAHVVRPKEEAEAPAEAAAEPEAIKEKKPEAEAKK; encoded by the coding sequence ATGAGCAAAGTCAACAATGAAATTGCGGTGCAGGATCGTAAAGAATTCGGGAAGTGCGCTTCCCGACGCTCCCGCAAAAGCGGAATGATCCCGGCGGTCATTTACAGCAAGGGCAAGGAAGCGAAGGCGATCATGGTCGACGCGGACGCCTGGAAGGTCCTCGCCGGACACCACGTCCAGATGGTGACTCTGGTCGACGGCGCGAACAAGACCGCCGCGCTGGTCAAGGAAGTTCAGTTCAACCACCTCAAGAACTATGTCCAGCACATCGATTTCCTCGAAGTCGACCTGAATGCGGACGTCACCGCCCTGGTTCCGGTCCATGCGCACGGCGACTGCCTCGGCGTGAGCCGCGGCGGCATCCTCGAGTTCGAGCTGCACGAGATCGAAGTGGTCTGCCATCCGGACCACCTGCCGGAATTCATCGCCGCGGAAGTTACCTCGCTCGACGTCGGCGATTCCCTGCATGTGAAGGATCTCGCGATGCCGGAAGGCGTCCGCACCGATCTCGATCCGGAAGCGGTTGTGGCCCATGTCGTCCGTCCGAAGGAAGAGGCCGAAGCTCCGGCCGAAGCGGCGGCCGAACCGGAAGCCATCAAGGAGAAGAAACCCGAAGCCGAAGCGAAGAAGTAA
- a CDS encoding EamA family transporter → MWFGVTAGFVSALLQSTSYLFSRRFVLKHRNPGLLVVYSQLVMFGFGLLTLAATLPFVRVPLNGTFCMLLVVFVAASCSGYFCFFQALREIEASRLSSLLGLKIVVLAAITVAILHQPLNDLQYLAIGCSAVAAVGMNFSGGALSPRGCLFLLLTLLTYATADFVETAMILMMPGESLLLNSVAVTGVAFSVLGCVSSLAFVRLKWNRSCFIDAIPYAAAWYLAMLFLFTSFGAIGVLFGNIIQAGRGLISVLLGLLLLRFGFAGLEPRVGARAWTRRAVMAVLMLIAMTLYSCAGRQS, encoded by the coding sequence ATGTGGTTCGGCGTCACCGCCGGTTTCGTCAGCGCGCTGCTGCAATCGACTTCCTATCTTTTTTCACGCCGCTTTGTGCTGAAGCATCGCAATCCGGGGCTGCTGGTCGTCTATTCGCAGCTGGTCATGTTCGGCTTCGGGCTGCTGACGCTGGCCGCGACGCTGCCGTTCGTCCGCGTGCCGCTCAACGGAACATTCTGCATGCTGCTGGTGGTTTTCGTGGCGGCGAGCTGCTCCGGCTATTTCTGTTTTTTCCAGGCGCTGCGCGAGATCGAAGCTTCACGGCTGAGTTCGCTGCTCGGGCTCAAAATCGTGGTGCTGGCGGCCATCACCGTCGCAATCCTGCACCAGCCGCTGAATGACCTGCAATATCTTGCGATCGGCTGTTCGGCCGTCGCGGCGGTCGGCATGAACTTCTCCGGCGGGGCGCTTTCTCCGCGCGGCTGCCTCTTTCTGCTGCTGACGCTGCTGACCTATGCGACAGCCGACTTCGTCGAAACCGCCATGATCCTCATGATGCCGGGAGAAAGCCTGCTGCTGAACTCCGTTGCCGTGACCGGAGTCGCGTTCTCTGTGCTGGGCTGCGTCTCAAGCCTCGCCTTTGTCCGGCTGAAATGGAACCGGAGCTGCTTCATCGACGCGATCCCCTACGCCGCGGCATGGTACCTCGCCATGCTGTTCCTCTTCACGTCGTTCGGAGCGATCGGCGTGCTGTTCGGGAACATCATTCAGGCCGGCCGCGGACTCATCTCGGTGCTGCTCGGGCTTCTGCTGCTCCGGTTCGGTTTTGCCGGGCTTGAGCCGCGGGTCGGCGCCCGGGCGTGGACCCGCCGGGCGGTCATGGCGGTTCTGATGCTGATCGCCATGACCCTCTACTCCTGTGCAGGGCGGCAAAGCTGA
- a CDS encoding alpha-glucosidase/alpha-galactosidase has product MAKITFMGAGSTVFVRNVLGDCMCREALKDSHFALYDIDGQRLKESEFILKTLNANINDNRATITSHLGVENRKEALRGADFVVNAIQVGGYEPSTVIDFEIPKKFGLRQTIADTLGIGGIFRALRTIPVMLDFARDIEEVAPNAWFLNYTNPMSMLTGAMLRGTSVKTVGLCHSVQVCAKSLLETLGMECSEERAANLRAHIAGINHMAWLLSISENGKDLYPELKKLADEKIAQWRAAKDPKEKSGNMIRIEMMRRFGFYVTESSEHNAEYQPYWIKAKYPELIEEYNIPLDEYPRRCIRQIEDWKKQYAELSSDPHLSHKLSHEYGSGIMEAVVTNKPFQIGGNVLNNGFIPNLPSKAVVEVPCLVDGNGVQGCYVGELPTQCAALNMTNINVHLLTVEAALTKKRERIYQAAMLDPHTSSELSVDDIVKMCDELIAAHGDMLPKYN; this is encoded by the coding sequence ATGGCCAAGATTACATTCATGGGGGCGGGCAGCACGGTGTTCGTCCGCAACGTTCTCGGCGACTGCATGTGCCGCGAGGCGCTGAAGGATTCCCACTTCGCGCTGTACGACATCGACGGACAGCGGCTGAAGGAGTCGGAATTCATCCTGAAGACCCTGAATGCGAACATCAACGACAATCGCGCCACCATCACGTCGCACCTCGGCGTCGAGAACCGCAAGGAGGCGCTGCGCGGCGCCGATTTCGTGGTCAACGCGATTCAGGTCGGCGGCTACGAGCCCTCGACCGTGATCGATTTCGAGATTCCGAAGAAGTTCGGCCTGCGCCAGACCATCGCCGACACGCTCGGCATCGGCGGTATTTTCCGGGCGCTGCGCACGATTCCGGTCATGCTCGATTTCGCCCGCGACATCGAAGAGGTTGCGCCGAACGCCTGGTTCCTGAACTACACGAATCCGATGTCGATGCTGACCGGCGCGATGCTGCGCGGCACCTCGGTCAAGACCGTCGGTCTCTGCCACTCGGTCCAGGTCTGCGCGAAGAGCCTGCTCGAAACGCTCGGCATGGAGTGCAGCGAGGAACGCGCCGCGAACCTCCGCGCCCATATCGCCGGCATCAATCATATGGCATGGCTGCTCTCGATCTCCGAGAACGGCAAAGACCTCTACCCGGAACTCAAGAAGCTGGCCGACGAAAAGATCGCCCAGTGGCGCGCCGCGAAGGACCCGAAGGAGAAGTCCGGCAATATGATCCGCATCGAGATGATGCGCCGCTTCGGCTTCTACGTGACCGAGTCCAGCGAACACAACGCCGAATACCAGCCCTACTGGATCAAGGCGAAATATCCGGAACTCATCGAGGAGTACAACATTCCGCTCGATGAGTATCCGAGAAGATGTATCCGCCAGATCGAGGACTGGAAGAAGCAGTATGCCGAACTGTCGAGCGATCCGCACCTGTCGCACAAGCTGTCGCATGAGTACGGCTCCGGCATCATGGAGGCGGTGGTGACCAACAAGCCGTTCCAGATCGGCGGCAACGTGCTGAACAACGGCTTCATCCCGAACCTTCCGTCGAAGGCGGTGGTCGAAGTTCCGTGCCTCGTGGACGGCAACGGCGTGCAGGGCTGCTACGTCGGCGAGCTGCCGACCCAGTGCGCCGCGCTGAACATGACGAACATCAACGTGCATCTGCTGACCGTCGAAGCCGCGCTGACGAAGAAGCGCGAGCGGATCTACCAGGCCGCGATGCTCGACCCGCACACGAGTTCGGAACTGTCGGTCGACGATATCGTCAAGATGTGCGACGAACTCATCGCCGCGCACGGCGATATGCTGCCGAAGTACAACTGA
- the pth gene encoding aminoacyl-tRNA hydrolase, with the protein MSNYDGNERILLVVGLGNPGAEYEGTRHNAGFMVIDRLLAGFPAGRFEARHVAQSFVHAGMFRGKPLFLQKPQTFMNLSGLAVAGFARKEGIRPEEILVVSDDLDLPVGRLRLRTGGSDGGHNGLKSVIAELGSASFRRLRVGVGRPAPGGTIDYVLSKFDGAEAERFGLSLDAAAEAVRAALAGGMSRAMNKFNAWAPPAEDEEKTNQSQ; encoded by the coding sequence ATGAGCAACTATGACGGGAATGAGCGAATTCTGCTGGTGGTCGGCCTCGGCAACCCCGGCGCCGAATACGAAGGCACCCGTCACAACGCCGGATTCATGGTGATCGATCGCCTGCTGGCCGGATTTCCGGCCGGGCGGTTCGAAGCGAGGCATGTGGCGCAGAGTTTCGTCCATGCCGGAATGTTCCGGGGGAAGCCGCTGTTTCTGCAGAAACCGCAGACGTTCATGAATTTAAGCGGGCTGGCGGTGGCGGGATTCGCCCGGAAAGAGGGGATTCGTCCGGAAGAGATTCTGGTCGTGTCCGACGATCTGGATCTGCCGGTCGGGCGGCTGCGTCTGCGGACCGGCGGCTCGGACGGCGGCCACAACGGGCTGAAGTCCGTGATCGCCGAACTCGGGAGCGCGTCGTTCCGGCGGCTCCGGGTCGGAGTCGGCCGCCCCGCTCCGGGCGGGACGATTGATTATGTGCTGTCGAAGTTCGACGGCGCGGAAGCGGAACGGTTCGGGCTGTCGCTTGATGCGGCGGCGGAAGCGGTCCGCGCGGCGTTGGCCGGCGGAATGAGCCGCGCGATGAACAAGTTCAATGCGTGGGCGCCTCCGGCGGAAGACGAGGAAAAAACAAACCAATCACAGTAA